Proteins from a genomic interval of Acanthopagrus latus isolate v.2019 chromosome 7, fAcaLat1.1, whole genome shotgun sequence:
- the LOC119023476 gene encoding dihydropyridine-sensitive L-type skeletal muscle calcium channel subunit alpha-1-like → MASNAEAKPVIMNEEELKRKQREKLKKLQATGGNPRPARSLFFFTLKNPFRKACINIVEWKTFEIIILLTIFANCIALAVFLPMPEEDSNNTNANLESLEYIFLIIFTLECFLKIVAYGLVFHEGAYLRNCWNILDFVIVFMGLFTFALDTINKIAGVPMEKGGGFDMKALRAFRVLRPLRLVSGVPSLQVVMNSILKAMLPLLHIALLVFLLVTIYAIMGLELFKCKMHKTCYYTGTNIYATAEGELPAPCAQAGNGRRCMINGSECRPNWEGPNNGITHFDNIGFAMLTVYQCITMEGWTKVLYWVNDAIGNEWPWIYFVPLILIGSFFVLNLVLGVLSGEFTKEREKARSRGEFQKLRERQQLDEDLHGYMEWITHAEVLDADREGKGLLPLTSGDSDTDSLYDLEGKSRIIYYYRLARRWNRFFRMKCLVYVKTKAFYWLIMFLVFLNTLTIATEHHHQSDSLTSLQDVASRVLLVLFVLEMFIKMYALGPRAYFMSLFNRFDFFVVLCGILEMIMFSAGAVAPLGFSVLRCIRLLRILKVTKYWTSLSNLVASLLNSVRSIASLLLLLFLFIVIFSLLGMQVFGGKFNFSDHRPRRSNFDNFPQALISVFQILTGEDWTSIMYNGIMAYGGPEIPGILVSIYFIVLFVCGNYILLNVFLAIAVDNLAEAESLTSAQKEKAEEKMRRKLLRSKMPDKTDEERERIAKKLAEQRAKVENMPTTAKLKIDEFESNVNEVKDPFPPDDFPGDDEEEEPEIPLSPRPRPMADLQLKEEAVPLPEASSFFIFGPQNKFRKLCYKIINASSFTNLILLFILLSSISLAAEDPIDPKSYRNQILAYADIVFTTVFTIEIVLKMTVYGAFMHEGSFCRNSFNILDLIVVGVSLLSMGMESSAISVVKILRVLRVLRPLRAINRAKGLKHVVQCVFVAIKTIGNIVLVTMLLNFMFACIGVQLFKGKFYSCTDVSKTTEEECQGYFWKHMDNSLQDTVLAKREWLNSDFNFDNVLYGMLALFTVSTFEGWPKLLYKAIDSNEEDQGPVFNNRVDVSIFFIIYIILIAFFMMNIFVGFVIVTFQEQGEEEYKDCELDKNQRQCVQYALKARPLRCYIPKNPYQYRVWYIVTSCYFEYLMFFLIMLNTLCLGMQHCNQSDHVTKLSDTLNLIFTVLFTVEMILKLMAFKARGYFGDPWNVFDFVIVVGSVVDVILSEVDTALASSGGLYCLHGCAETNPMQAIAASENASVSITFFRLFRVMRLVKLLNRSEGIRNLLWTFIKSFQALPHVALLIVMLFFIYAVIGMQIFGKVALVDGTQINRNNNFQTFPQAVLMLFRCATGEAWQEVMMASMYGKKCDPKSDFLPGEEYTCGSNFAVFYFLSFYCLCAFLILNLFVAVIMDNFDYLTRDWSLLGPHHLDEFKKIWAEYDPEATGRIKHLDVVTLLRRIQPPLGFGKFCPHRAACKRLVGMNMPLNSDGTVTFNATLFALVRTALKIKTEGNFEQANEELRAIIKQIWKRTSMKLLDQVIPPIGDDEVTVGKFYSTFLLQDHFRKFLKRQEEYYGYRPSKKSASGPEIQAGLRSIDEEVAPEMHRAISGDLQNEEEMDRAMEESGEEAIYHRSHGLFGNRVDSFTSEPANAQSQQMTHQRPLQFSESQPESPPNSSGPEATTEFFPTVAPRSNTNNNAFAFEFDREGSPGEFYNSSEDAEPGNMRSWNFIVRTDKTQFPYDPDYDDSQSQISHPAADQLVHEALVMGGMASLARDPGFVSVAKEQMADAIRTSVDDLESVAQGILDERPDSVASVKKRRPIPVPPPASAVAAPQTGQPDPAVRRKRRPIPKIPSLQEAAEADSKV, encoded by the exons ATGGCGTCCAACGCAGAAGCCAAGCCGGTCATCATGaatgaggaggagctgaagaggaagcagagggagaagctgaagaagctgcaggCCACGGGGGGCAACCCTCGACCTGCGAgatccctcttcttcttcaccctgAAGAATCCCTTCCGCAAGGCTTGCATCAACattgtggagtggaa AACCTTTGAGATCATCATCTTACTGACCATCTTTGCAAACTGTATCGCTCTGGCTGTGTTCCTGCCCATGCCTGAGGAAGACAGTAATAACACCAACGCAAACTTG GAGAGCTTGGAGTATATCTTCCTGATCATATTCACGTTAGAGTGCTTTCTGAAGATAGTGGCATATGGGCTCGTGTTCCATGAAGGCGCCTATTTACGGAACTGTTGGAACATATTGGACTTTGTCATCGTCTTCATGGG TCTCTTCACCTTTGCCTTGGATACCATCAATAAGATAGCAGGAGTGCCGATGGAGAAGGGTGGAGGGTTTGACATGAAGGCACTGAGAGCCTTCAGAGTGCTGCGGCCCTTACGTCTCGTCTCTGGAGTCCCCA GCCTGCAGGTGGTGATGAACTCCATCCTCAAAGCcatgctgcctctgctgcacaTCGCCCTGCTGGTCTTTCTGCTGGTCACCATCTATGCCATCATGGGACTAGAGCTCTTCAAGTGCAAAATGCATAAGACCTGCTATTACACTGGCACAA ATATCTACGCCACGGCAGAGGGTGAGCTGCCTGCTCCCTGCGCTCAGGCTGGTAACGGACGTCGCTGCATGATCAACGGCTCTGAGTGTCGACCGAACTGGGAAGGTCCCAACAACGGCATCACCCACTTTGATAACATTGGCTTTGCCATGCTGACGGTCTACCAGTGTATCACCATGGAGGGCTGGACCAAAGTGCTCTATTGG gttAATGATGCTATAGGAAATGAATGGCCCTGGATCTACTTTGTTCCCCTCATTCTGATCGGCTCCTTCTTCGTGCTCAATCTTGTTCTGGGTGTGCTCAGCGG AGAGTTCACCAAAGAGCGAGAGAAGGCCAGGTCACGCGGAGAGTTCCAGAAGCTGCGAGAGCGTCAGCAGCTAGACGAAGACCTGCACGGCTACATGGAGTGGATCACTCACGCTGAAGTCCTGGATGCCGACCGAGAGGGCAAAG GACTCCTGCCTTTGACCAGTGGAgattcagacacagacagcctGTACGACCTGGAAGGCAAGAGTCGAATCATCTACTACTA ccGCCTGGCCCGTCGCTGGAACCGTTTCTTCAGGATGAAGTGTCTGGTCTATGTGAAGACAAAAGCCTTCTACTGGCTCATTATGTTCCTCGTCTTCCTCAACACCCTGACCATAGCAACAGAGCACCACCATCAGTCTGACTCACTCACTTCCCTGCAAG ATGTGGCCAGTCGTGTCCTGCTGGTGCTGTTTGTCCTAGAGATGTTCATCAAGATGTATGCGCTGGGTCCCAGAGCATATTTCATGTCTCTGTTTAACCGTTTTGACTTCTTTGTGGTCCTGTGCGGCATCCTGGAGATGATCATGTTCTCTGCAGGAGCCGTGGCTCCGCTGGGTTTCTCTGTGCTCAGGTGTATCCGACTGCTGAGGATCCTTAAAGTCACAAA GTACTGGACCTCCTTGAGTAATCTTGTGGCCTCTCTCCTCAACTCTGTGCGCTCCATCGCCTCcctgctccttcttctcttcctcttcattgtCATTTTCTCGCTCCTGGGCATGCAGGTGTTTGGGGGGAAATTCAACTTTTCTGACCACAGACCCAGACGCAGTAACTTTGACAACTTCCCTCAGGccctcatcagtgtgtttcag ATCCTAACAGGAGAGGACTGGACCTCCATCATGTACAATGGCATTATGGCTTATGGAGGGCCTGAGATTCCCGGCATCCTGGTCTCCATCTACTTTATTGTCCTCTTTGTCTGTGGAAACT ACATCCTCCTCAATGTCTTCTTGGCCATTGCAGTCGACAACCTGGCAGAGGCTGAGAGTCTGACTTCAGCTCAGAAAGAAAAGGCggaggagaagatgaggagaaaactACTTAg GTCCAAAATGCCCGATAAGACTgacgaggagagggagaggatagCTAAGAAactggcagagcagagagccaaGGTGGAGAACATGCCCACCACGGCCAAG cttAAAATAGATGAATTTGAGTCCAATGTGAATGAAGTGAAAGACCCATTCCCGCCTGATGACTTCCCAG gtgatgatgaggaggaagagccTGAAATCCCCCTCAGCCCTCGGCCCCGACCGATGGCCGACCTGCAGCTGAAAGAAGAAGCCGTTCCTTTGCCCGAAGCCagctcctttttcatttttggcccTCAGAACAA GTTCCGCAAACTGTGCTACAAGATCATCAACGCCTCGTCCTTCACCAACTTAATCCTTCTCTTCATCctgctctcctccatctccctggCAGCTGAGGACCCCATCGACCCCAAGTCCTACAGAAACCAG atcTTGGCCTATGCTGACATCGTCTTCACGACTGTGTTCACCATTGAGATTGTATTGAAG ATGACAGTATATGGAGCATTCATGCACGAGGGCTCCTTCTGCCGAAACTCCTTCAACATCCTGGATCTGATTGTGGTTGGAGTCTCGCTGCTTTCTATGGGAATGGA ATCCAGCGCTATCTCTGTGGTGAAGATTCTCAGGGTGCTGAGGGTGCTGAGGCCTCTCAGGGCCATCAACAGAGCCAAGGGATTAAAG CACGTggtccagtgtgtgtttgtggccatCAAGACCATCGGCAACATCGTCCTGGTCACCATGCTGCTGAATTTCATGTTTGCCTGTATAGGAGTGCAACTCTTCAAG GGCAAATTCTACAGCTGCACAGATGTGTCCAAGACGACTGAGGAGGAATGCCA GGGATACTTCTGGAAGCACATGGATAATTCTCTACAAGATACGGTGTTGGCAAAGAGAGAATGGCTCAACAGTGACTTCAACTTTGACAACGTGCTCTATGGCATGCTGGCTCTCTTCACCGTTTCCACATTTGAGGGCTGGCCAAA ACTGCTATACAAAGCCATTGACTCAAATGAAGAAGACCAAGGGCCTGTCTTCAACAACCGCGTGGATGtctccatcttcttcatcatctacATCATCCTCATCGCCTTCTTTATGATGAACATCTTTGTGGGCTTCGTcattgtcactttccaggagcaaggagaggaggagtatAAGGACTGTGAGCTGGACAAGAACCAG CGTCAGTGTGTGCAGTACGCCCTGAAGGCTCGTCCTCTGAGGTGCTACATCCCCAAAAACCCCTACCAGTACCGAGTCTGGTACATTGTCACATCCTGCTACTTCGAGTACCTCATGTTCTTCCTAATTATGCTCAACACCTTGTGTCTGGGGATGCAG CACTGCAACCAGTCGGACCATGTGACCAAGCTGTCAGACACTCTGAACTTGATCTTCACAGTGCTCTTTACTGTGGAGATGATTCTCAAGCTCATGGCCTTCAAAGCGAGG GGCTACTTCGGGGACCCTTGGAACGTGTTTGACTTCGTTATCGTCGTCGGTAGCGTCGTTGACGTCATCCTGAGTGAAGTCGAT ACTGCCCTGGCCTCCAGTGGAGGACTGTACTGTCTCCATGGCTGTGCT GAGACGAATCCAATGCAAGCAATTGCG GCGTCTGAAAATGCCTCAGTTTCCATCACGTTCTTCAGGCTCTTCCGTGTCATGCGTCTGGTTAAGCTGCTGAACCGTTCCGAGGGCATCCGTAACCTGCTGTGGACCTTCATCAAGTCCTTCCAG GCTCTTCCTCACGTGGCTCTGCTCATCGTGATGCTCTTCTTTATCTACGCTGTCATCGGGATGCAG ATCTTTGGAAAGGTAGCGTTAGTGGACGGCACCCAAATCAACCGCAACAACAACTTCCAGACATTCCCTCAGGCTGTTCTGATGTTATTCCG ATGTGCTACTGGAGAGGCTTGGCAGGAGGTCATGATGGCTTCCATGTATGGGAAGAAGTGTGACCCCAAATCTGACTTCCTGCCAGGAGAGGAGTACACCTGCGGGTCCAACTTTGCTGTCTTCTACTTTCTCAGCTTCTACTGTCTCTGTGCTTTCCTG ATCCTCAACCTGTTTGTGGCTGTCATCATGGACAACTTTGACTATCTGACCCGTGATTGGTCTCTTCTCGGTCCGCACCACCTGGATGAGTTTAAGAAGATCTGGGCTGAATATGACCCTGAAGCCAC GGGGAGAATTAAACATCTGGATGTGGTGACGCTGCTGAGACGCATTCAGCCTCCGCTGGGCTTTGGCAAGTTCTGTCCTCATCGTGCTGCGTGCAAG CGTTTGGTTGGTATGAACATGCCTCTCAACAGTGACGGCACCGTCACCTTCAATGCCACCCTGTTTGCTCTGGTCAGGACAGCGCTCAAGATCAAAACAGAAG GTAACTTTGAGCAGGCCAACGAGGAGCTGAGAGCCATTATAAAGCAAATCTGGAAACGCACCAGTATGAAACTATTGGACCAGGTCATCCCGCCTATAGGAG ATGATGAAGTGACTGTGGGGAAGTTCTACTCCACCTTCCTGCTCCAGGACCACTTCCGTAAGTTCTTGAAGCGTCAGGAGGAGTACTATGGCTACCGGCCCTCTAAGAAGAGCGCGTCAGGCCCGGAGATCCAG gcgGGCCTGAGGAGCATAGATGAAGAAGTGGCTCCGGAGATGCACAGAGCCATTTCAGGAGACCTGCAGAACGAGGAAGAGATGGACAGAGCTatggaggagagtggagaggaggcCATTTACCAT CGTTCACATGGTCTGTTCGGTAACCGGGTGGACTCCTTCACCAGCGAGCCCGCCAACGCGCAGTCCCAACAGATGACCCACCAGCGGCCCCTCCAGTTCTCTGAGAGCCAGCCAGAGTCTCCACCAAACTCCTCCGGCCCGGAGGCCACGACGGAATTTTTCCCCACAGTCGCACCGAGAAGCAACACTAACAACAACGCCTTCGCCTTCGA GTTTGACAGAGAAGGCAGTCCTGGAGAGTTTTATAATTCCAGTGAGGATGCAGAGCCAG GCAACATGCGCTCCTGGAACTTCATAGTaagaacagacaaaacacag TTCCCTTATGACCCCGACTACGACGACAGTCAGAGTCAGATCTCCCATCCTGCAGCCGACCAGCTCGTCCATGAG GCTCTAGTAATGGGAGGTATGGCCTCTCTGGCCAGAGACCCCGGCTTTGTCTCAGTCGCTAAGGAACAAATGGCTGATGCCATCCGCACATCTGTGGACGATTTGGAGAGTGTAGCTCAGGGCATCCTCGATGAACGCCCCGACAGCGTCGCCTCCGTGAAGAAGAGACGTCCCATCCCGGTCCCCCCTCCCGCTTCTGCTGTGGCAGCACCGCAAACAGGCCAGCCAGATCCGGCTGTGAGGAGAAAGAGACGTCCAATCCCAAAGATTCCCTCCTTACAGGAGGCGGCTGAGGCCGACTCCAAAGTTTAG
- the LOC119023481 gene encoding kelch-like protein 10 → MESVLHELCLEHHLCDTVIRVDGVEFQAHKISLCDCSPYFRALFACRSTTDCQVFDIPNVSPEMMKLIIEFAHTGFVPVTQENVQELYIAADQFNVDGIVQVCSDFLEEQLSPQNCIGIWWFTDVYYNPGLKHKAFLFMLDHFKEVAATSEEFLRLSAQDLAKIVENDKLNVKQENEVFEAIERWIAYAPEERREDIFLLLSEVRLALMGPGYIVDNVTDNKLVNKSDCCTPAVTSALP, encoded by the exons ATGGAGTCTGTGCTTCATGAGCTCTGTCTGGAGCATCATCTGTGTGACACGGTGATCAGAGTGGACGGTGTTGAATTTCAAGCACACAAGATCTCCCTGTGTGACTGCAGTCCGTACTTCAG AGCACTCTTTGCCTGCCGGTCAACCACAGATTGTCAGGTCTTTGACATTCCCAACGTGTCACCTGAAATGATGAAGCTCATCATCGAGTTTGCCCACACTGGCTTTGTTCCTGTGACACAAGAGAATGTGCAGGAGCTTTATATAGCAGCTGACCAATTCAACGTAGACGGCATCGTACAAGtctgcagtgacttcctggaggagcagctgtcCCCACAGAACTGCATCGGCATCTGGTGGTTCACAGACGTCTACTACAACCCCGGACTGAAACACAAGGCCTTCCTCTTCATGCTCGATCACTTTAAGGAGGTTGCTGCCACCTCAGAGGAATTCCTGCGGCTCTCTGCGCAGGACCTTGCGAAAATCGTTGAGAACGACAAACTCAATGTGAAACAGGAGAATGAGGTGTTTGAAGCTATAGAACGCTGGATCGCCTATGCACCCGAGGAACGCAGAGAGGATATCTTTCTGCTTTTGTCCGAA GTCAGGCTGGCCTTGATGGGTCCAGGATACATCGTGGACAATGTCACTGACAACAAACTAGTGAATAAGTCAGACTGTTGTACCCCCGCAGTAACTTCTGCACTGCCATGA